One Fuerstiella marisgermanici DNA window includes the following coding sequences:
- a CDS encoding SDR family oxidoreductase, whose amino-acid sequence MTFDVKNKTVLVTGANRGIGKAILEEAFQRGAKKVYAAVRKTESAEPLVKKHGDRVVPIRLDLNDPASIVAAAKTATDVDVVINNAGVMKISTALDEGAIEALQFEINANVYGLMRVAQAFAPVLKANGGGVIAQLNSIASVKTFADKTTYCASKAASYSITQGLRDSLREQGTLVVSVHPGPIQTDMGQEAGFGDNASPPSMVADAVFDAIADGRFHAWPDPVAQQVGDAYRSFAENIVEAELQKNVD is encoded by the coding sequence ATGACATTCGACGTAAAAAACAAAACAGTGTTGGTGACCGGGGCGAACCGCGGCATCGGGAAAGCGATTCTTGAAGAGGCGTTTCAGCGAGGCGCGAAGAAGGTTTACGCCGCCGTCAGAAAGACAGAGTCCGCTGAGCCACTCGTTAAGAAGCATGGTGACCGCGTCGTACCGATCCGCCTTGACCTCAACGACCCCGCTTCTATCGTTGCGGCAGCGAAAACGGCAACCGACGTCGATGTTGTTATCAACAACGCTGGCGTCATGAAGATCAGCACCGCGTTAGACGAAGGCGCGATCGAAGCTTTGCAGTTCGAAATCAACGCAAACGTATACGGCCTCATGCGGGTCGCTCAGGCGTTTGCTCCCGTACTGAAAGCGAACGGTGGCGGCGTCATCGCTCAGCTAAACAGTATCGCTTCGGTCAAGACATTCGCAGACAAGACCACTTACTGCGCATCCAAGGCAGCAAGTTACTCAATCACGCAAGGACTACGAGATTCACTGCGAGAGCAGGGCACACTCGTCGTCAGTGTGCACCCCGGCCCCATTCAAACAGACATGGGCCAGGAAGCCGGCTTTGGTGACAACGCCTCGCCGCCGTCGATGGTGGCAGATGCCGTCTTCGACGCGATTGCCGATGGGCGATTCCATGCGTGGCCCGATCCGGTGGCCCAACAAGTTGGTGACGCCTATCGAAGCTTCGCCGAAAACATCGTCGAAGCCGAACTGCAGAAAAACGTTGATTGA
- a CDS encoding TetR/AcrR family transcriptional regulator codes for MPWEKSFEESDVIEQAMEVFWEKGYAATSISDITDATGIKRGSLYNAFDGKHDLFVRALSKYGGDRRTSKLQMLETVEDPREAITMLFDSLVKATLDDPNKKGCLLFNTALEYSSHDDDVKQLVSEGIKEVVTFFEGRIKRGKELGSIPDSVDTRPTANALVALLVGIRVLGRGAFGKTALRQVAQQAIGLIS; via the coding sequence ATGCCGTGGGAAAAATCATTCGAAGAATCGGACGTCATCGAGCAGGCGATGGAGGTCTTCTGGGAGAAGGGCTACGCCGCGACATCGATCTCTGACATTACGGATGCTACAGGCATCAAGCGAGGCAGCCTCTATAACGCGTTTGACGGGAAGCATGACCTCTTCGTGCGTGCACTGTCGAAATACGGCGGTGATCGAAGGACAAGTAAACTGCAAATGCTGGAGACCGTCGAAGATCCGCGTGAAGCGATCACCATGCTCTTCGACTCATTGGTAAAGGCCACGCTGGACGATCCCAACAAAAAGGGCTGCCTGCTGTTCAATACCGCTCTCGAATATTCGTCTCATGACGATGACGTCAAACAGCTCGTCTCTGAGGGGATTAAGGAAGTCGTCACTTTTTTTGAGGGACGAATTAAGCGAGGCAAGGAACTTGGCAGCATTCCAGACTCGGTCGACACGCGCCCAACGGCGAATGCTCTGGTTGCCCTGCTGGTTGGAATTCGCGTGCTGGGTCGCGGGGCGTTCGGAAAAACGGCTTTGCGACAAGTGGCCCAGCAGGCGATCGGTCTGATTTCGTAG
- a CDS encoding winged helix-turn-helix transcriptional regulator — protein sequence MDTDIKNRHSNYVLPACPVEATLELIGGKWKGIVLFYLLDGRLRFSELKRKIGCVTQRMLTKQLRELEASGLVNRIVYAEVPPRVEYELTEEGESLKPVLAALKSWGEIHALKLLEIRAAAARNSA from the coding sequence ATGGATACCGACATCAAAAACCGGCACTCAAACTATGTACTGCCCGCATGCCCTGTTGAGGCGACACTGGAGTTGATCGGTGGAAAGTGGAAAGGCATTGTGCTTTTCTACCTACTCGATGGTCGGCTGCGTTTCAGTGAACTCAAACGCAAAATCGGATGCGTCACACAGCGGATGCTGACGAAACAACTTCGCGAACTTGAGGCCAGTGGTCTGGTGAACCGAATCGTTTACGCAGAAGTGCCGCCGCGAGTCGAATACGAGTTAACCGAAGAAGGTGAGTCTCTCAAACCTGTGTTGGCTGCGTTGAAGTCATGGGGAGAAATTCACGCTTTGAAACTGCTCGAGATCAGGGCTGCTGCTGCTCGGAACAGCGCATAG
- a CDS encoding 3-keto-disaccharide hydrolase, which translates to MRKRFVMAMMVGLLAFSGLTASAADVEDGFTSLFNGRDLTGWKKRGGSAEYEVRDGSIVGKCIPDTPGNTFLCSEKPFGNFVLKLQYKFLEAGNSGVQFRSAARPEGDGERVYGYQYEISPVGDVTGRIYDEGRRGHKFGIIWLDAHTPQERLDAAQASTKEGEWNDVEIQCVGPSIKTWLNGKLVVDMFDSVAMKGFIGLQIHSGKSGSVAWKNIRIKDLGESKWEPFFVKGDDGNYKLADAKFVLPEEWSFNKDGVLHGVHTKSQGKDGLVISNRNYDNFIARVTYRMHGGNSALYFRAEETSAPWVLRGFQNEIANNGKDSALWHTAGIVDGKTIPGRGWVVTNDEFIEKVRNKDDQWNTTCTTAYGDRLVQTLNGFCTSDFVDEACEKTGKLGLQMHGGTDCEMFFKDFEVMPITDDMRKLIDRK; encoded by the coding sequence ATGCGAAAACGCTTTGTAATGGCGATGATGGTCGGACTTTTGGCCTTCAGCGGACTGACCGCGTCGGCCGCAGATGTCGAAGACGGATTTACTTCCTTGTTTAACGGCCGTGATCTGACCGGCTGGAAAAAACGAGGTGGATCAGCGGAATACGAGGTCAGGGATGGTTCGATTGTTGGCAAGTGCATTCCGGATACACCAGGCAATACGTTCCTGTGCTCAGAAAAACCGTTTGGCAACTTTGTTCTGAAGCTCCAATACAAATTCCTTGAAGCCGGCAACTCCGGCGTCCAGTTCCGCTCCGCCGCCCGTCCGGAAGGTGATGGCGAACGAGTGTACGGCTATCAGTATGAAATAAGTCCGGTCGGGGATGTGACCGGTCGCATCTACGATGAAGGACGTCGCGGCCACAAATTCGGCATCATCTGGCTCGACGCCCACACACCACAGGAACGACTCGATGCCGCTCAGGCCAGCACAAAGGAAGGTGAATGGAACGACGTCGAAATTCAGTGCGTCGGACCGTCCATCAAAACATGGCTAAACGGTAAGCTGGTCGTCGACATGTTCGACAGCGTCGCGATGAAGGGCTTTATCGGGCTGCAGATTCACTCCGGAAAATCCGGTTCCGTCGCCTGGAAAAACATTCGCATTAAAGATCTGGGCGAAAGCAAATGGGAGCCGTTCTTCGTCAAAGGTGATGACGGCAACTACAAACTCGCCGACGCCAAATTCGTACTTCCGGAAGAATGGTCATTCAACAAAGACGGTGTATTGCACGGCGTCCACACCAAGAGTCAGGGCAAGGATGGTCTGGTCATTTCCAACAGGAACTACGACAACTTCATTGCTCGCGTCACGTATCGCATGCACGGCGGCAACAGCGCCTTGTATTTTCGCGCGGAAGAAACGAGCGCCCCGTGGGTCCTGCGAGGCTTCCAAAACGAAATTGCCAACAACGGCAAAGACTCCGCCCTCTGGCACACCGCTGGCATCGTTGACGGAAAAACGATTCCCGGTCGCGGCTGGGTGGTCACGAACGATGAGTTCATTGAAAAGGTCCGCAACAAAGATGATCAGTGGAACACCACCTGCACCACCGCGTATGGCGACCGGCTGGTCCAAACGCTCAACGGATTCTGCACGTCAGATTTCGTTGACGAAGCGTGCGAAAAAACGGGCAAGCTGGGCCTGCAAATGCATGGCGGCACCGACTGCGAAATGTTCTTCAAAGACTTCGAAGTCATGCCCATCACCGACGACATGAGGAAACTCATCGATCGAAAATGA